The Klebsiella aerogenes KCTC 2190 region CGACGTGACCGTTTTCGGACGCGGGTTGCCCGCGCTTGATGCGGCGCTGCATCAGATCCCGGATTTAGCGATCCTCGACGTTGGTTTGCCCGATATTAGCGGCTTTGAACTATGCCGACGACTGCTGGCGCGCCATCCGGCATTGCCGCTATTGTTTCTGACCGCACGCAGCGAAGAGGTTGATAAGCTGCTGGGACTGGAAATTGGCGCTGATGACTACATCGCCAAACCATTTTCGCCGCGCGAAGTTTGCGCGCGGGTGCGTACTGTTCTGCGTCGGCTACAGAAATTTTCAGCTCCTTCGCCGGTGGTGCGCGTTGGCGAGTTCCTGCTGGATGAGCAGGCGATGGCGATAAGCTGGTTTGGCCAACCGTTGAATCTGACGCGTTACGAATTCCTGCTGCTGAAAACCCTAATCAACGCCCCCGGCCGCGTATTCTCCCGCCAG contains the following coding sequences:
- the creB gene encoding two-component system response regulator CreB translates to MQQPRIWLVEDEQSIADTLVYMLQQEGFDVTVFGRGLPALDAALHQIPDLAILDVGLPDISGFELCRRLLARHPALPLLFLTARSEEVDKLLGLEIGADDYIAKPFSPREVCARVRTVLRRLQKFSAPSPVVRVGEFLLDEQAMAISWFGQPLNLTRYEFLLLKTLINAPGRVFSRQQLMELVWSDAYESIDRTVDTHIKTLRAKLRAVNPNVNPINTHRGLGYSLGGC